In Penicillium oxalicum strain HP7-1 chromosome VII, whole genome shotgun sequence, one DNA window encodes the following:
- a CDS encoding Peptide chain release factor 1, with product MLQCGRLFWRPARTGLGRALRPVHSAAGDSGLSPVLLTRARLLADEHAKLSLKLAEAFDAKIAKRAGEIAPVTQVLQEWDTAHESITELKALLEQPETDEELRTLAIEDLQSSHDSLPTISDRLKKALIPRHPFADLPCLVEIRPGAGGDEAGLFAFELMRMYTSFCSRQGLRPTILKQEVEDGTSEDRLTEAVIEIEADGAYDILRTESGVHRVQRVPATETKGRTHTSAVSVMVLPSFPESGSSATDNALNFEDPTSDYYIDPQEVRVEKMRASGAGGQHVNKTESAIRLTHIPTGTVVSMQDERSQQSNRRKAWQVLRAKLAEARQEAREQELVQLRRGAMGGVARMGRGDKIRTYNFGQSRCTDHRSGITIHNLDGVLDGGDGLETVMESVRTWMADREVEGMLAEEMAKEEQMKGKKSNN from the exons ATGCTCCAATGCGGTCGATTATTCTGGCGACCTGCTAGGACAGGTCTGGGCAGGGCTCTACGACCTGTTCATTCTG CCGCGGGCGACTCCGGTCTATCACCAGTCCTGCTCACGCGCGCGCGACTTCTCGCCGATGAACACGCCAAACTCTCCCTCAAGCTAGCAGAGGCCTTTGATGCCAAGATCGCCAAACGCGCCGGCGAAATCGCCCCCGTCACGCAAGTCCTGCAAGAATGGGATACCGCCCATGAATCCATCACCGAACTCAAAGCCCTCCTGGAACAGCCCGAAACCGACGAAGAACTACGGACTCTGGCGATTGAAGATCTGCAATCCAGTCATGACTCGTTGCCGACCATCTCTGATCGGCTCAAGAAGGCCTTGATCCCTCGGCATCCCTTTGCAGATCTCCCATGTCTGGTGGAAATCCGGCCGGGAGCGGGAGGCGACGAGGCGGGCCTCTTCGCCTTTGAGTTGATGCGCATGTACACATCTTTCTGCTCGCGACAAGGTCTGCGCCCTACGATCCTGAAGCAGGAAGTCGAGGACGGGACGTCCGAGGACCGTCTCACTGAAGCCGTCATCGAGATCGAAGCCGACGGGGCCTACGATATCCTCCGGACCGAGTCGGGAGTGCACCGCGTCCAGCGGGTGCCCGCCACAGAGACCAAAGGCCGAACGCATACCAGTGCCGTCAGCGTCATGGTCCTGCCGAGTTTCCCAGAAAGTGGCAGTAGCGCCACGGACAATGCTTTGAATTTCGAAGATCCCACGAGTGATTACTACATTGATCCGCAAGAAGTGCGAGTAGAGAAGATGAGAGCAAGTGGTGCGGGTGGTCAACACGTCAACAAGACCGAGTCGGCGATCCGATTGACGCATATCCCCACGGGCACCGTGGTGTCGATGCAAGATGAACGCTCGCAACAATCGAATCGACGCAAAGCGTGGCAGGTGCTTCGTGCCAAACTCGCCGAAGCGCGTCAGGAAGCACGGGAGCAAGAGTTGGTTCAGCTGCGCCGAGGCGCCATGGGCGGAGTGGCGCGCATGGGCCGGGGGGACAAGATCCGCACGTACAACTTTGGACAAAGTCGCTGTACCGACCACCGGAGCGGAATCACCATTCACAATCTGGATGGCGTCCTGGACGGTGGAGATGGCCTAGAGACTGTCATGGAAAGCGTGCGCACATGGATGGCTGACCGCGAAGTAGAAGGTATGCTGGCGGAAgagatggccaaggaggagcagatgaaggggaagaagagcaacAATTGA
- a CDS encoding Dihydrolipoyllysine-residue succinyltransferase, translating to MAARLPLARLAGQRLTTLSRATRATSRLSGAQSLSTLTRSNTFPRAAGLLQVSTSNNVSRNLAPFAGSQIRTYADSIVKVPQMAESITEGTLKQFSKQVGDYVERDEEIATIETDKIDVSVNAPEAGTIKELLVNEEDTVTVGQDLVKLEVGGAAPEAKKEESASQEPKEPASTENEKPKETEKPKETPKEAPKESSKPAAPPKESSPKKSESPKPAQTESKPAIGGREERRVKMNRMRLRIAERLKQSQNTAASLTTFNEVDMSSLMEFRKLYKDEVLKKTGVKLGFMSAFSRACVLAMKDVPAVNASIEGPNGGDTIVYRDYVDISVAVATEKGLVTPVAIADLGKKARDNKLTIEDMAGGTFTISNGGVFGSLMGTPIINLPQTAVLGLHAIKEKPVAINGKVEIRPMMYLALTYDHRLLDGREAVTFLVKVKEYIEDPRRMLLG from the exons ATGGCTGctcgtcttcctcttgcGCGCCTTGCTGGCCAGCGCCTCACCACTTTGTCCCGGGCGACTCGGGCGACGAGTCGGTTGAGCGGTGCCCAGAGCCTATCCACTCTGACGCGCTCCAACACCTTCCCCAGGGCCGCTGGTCTGTTGCAGGTCTCTACAAG CAACAATGTTTCGCGCAACCTCGCTCCCTTCGCGGGCTCCCAAATTCGCACATATG CCGATTCCATCGTCAAGGTCCCCCAGATGGCCGAATCGATCACAGAGGGTACCCTGAAGCAATTCTCTAAAC AGGTCGGCGACTACGTGGAGCGCGACGAGGAGATTGCTACGATCGAGACCGACAAG ATCGATGTGTCCGTCAATGCGCCCGAGGCTGGTACCATCAAGGAGCTTCTTGTCAATGAAGAGGACACCGTGACTGTCGGCCAGGACTTGGTCAAGCTCGAGGTCGGCGGTGCCGcccccgaggccaagaaggaggagtctGCCTCCCAGGAGCCCAAGGAGCCTGCTTCTACCGAGAACGAGAAGCCCAaggagaccgagaagcccaAGGAGACCCCCAAGGAGGCCCCTAAGGAATCCTCCAAGCCTGCTGCTCCTCCCAAGGAGTCTTCCCCCAAGAAGTCCGAGTCCCCCAAGCCCGCTCAGACCGAGTCCAAGCCCGCCATTGGCGGCCGCGAGGAGCGTCGT GTCAAGATGAACCGCATGCGTCTTCGCATTGCTGAGCGTCTGAAGCAGTCTCAGAACACTGCTGCTTCGCTGACTACCTTCAACGAGGTTGACATGTCCTCGCTGATGGAGTTCCGCAAGCTCTACAAGGATGAGGTCCTCAAGAAGACCGGTGTCAAGCTCGGCTTCATGAGCGCCTTCTCCCGCGCGTGCGTGTTGGCCATGAAGGATGTCCCCGCCGTGAACGCCTCCATCGAGGGTCCTAACGGTGGTGACACCATTGTCTACCGCGACTACGTTGACATCAGCGTTGCCGTCGCGACCGAGAAGGGTCTGGTTACCCCGGTC GCCATCGCCGACCTGGGCAAGAAG GCCCGCGACAACAAGCTGACCATTGAGGATATGGCCGGTGGTACCTTCACCATCAGCAAC GGTGGTGTCTTTGGTTCCCTGATGGGTACTCCCATCATCAACCTGCCCCAGACTG CTGTTTTGGGTCTCCACGCTATCAAGGAGAAGCCCGTCGCCATCAACGGCAAGGTCGAGATCCGCCCG ATGATGTACCTTGCCCTCACCTACGACCACCGTCTTCTGGACGGCCGTGAGGCTGTCACTTTCCTCGTCAAG GTCAAGGAATACATCGAGGACCCCCGCCGCATGCTCCTCGGCTAA
- a CDS encoding putative cysteine protease atg4: MTGVDLEKCKRIVQYFWDPEPKNHTTPAASIWCLGQEYTPAQATRSSDTDHVEGTKKTAGAEKGHAADSAWPEAFLADFESRIWMTYRSHFPPIPRSTNPEATSSMTLGVRLRSQLMDSQGFTSDTGWGSWRRGKESEDESKLLAMFADHPDAPFSIHRFVQCGAESCGKYPGEWFGPSATARCIQTLLSSQDPPPLRVYVTKDTSDVYEDQFIRIASDQNGSIQPTLILMGVRLGIDQVTSVYWDGLQAALQYPQSVGIAGGRPSASHYFVGAQDSHLFFLDPHFTRPALPYRPEGGYSAEESDTCHTRRLRRIHIKDMDPSMLIGFLIQDDADWTDWKSRLQSTPGKPIIHLTTGEAPVDAGHGRREALNEVEVLDDSDSGSAVLV; the protein is encoded by the exons ATGACCGGGGTGGATCTGGAAAAGTGCAAACGGATTGTCCAATACTTTTGGGATCCGGAACCCAAGAATCACACAACACCAGCGGCTTCAATATGGTGCCTGGGCCAAGAATACACCCCCGCACAGGCGACAAGATCCTCAGACACGG ATCACGTAGAGGGCACGAAGAAGACCGCAGGGGCAGAAAAAGGACACGCCGCAGACAGTGCCTGGCCCGAGGCCTTTCTCGCTGACTTTGAGTCGCGGATATGGATGACATATCGCTCTCATTTCCCACCCATCCCCCGCAGCACCAACCCCGAGGCGACATCGTCGATGACGCTGGGGGTGCGCCTGCGGAGCCAGCTCATGGACTCTCAGGGCTTCACGTCCGACACAGGATGGGGCT CATGGCGACGAGGAAAGGAAAGCGAGGACGAATCCAAACTGCTGGCCATGTTTGCCGATCACCCCGACGCCCCGTTCTCCATCCATCGATTTGTCCAGTGCGGTGCTGAATCCTGTGGCAAGTACCCGGGAGAATGGTTTGGACCATCGGCCACAGCCCGATGCATTCA AACTCTCTTAAGCTCACAAGACCCGCCACCGCTACGAGTATATGTGACCAAGGACACGTCCGACGTTTACGAGGACCAGTTTATTCGGATCGCTAGCGATCAGAACGGATCAATACAACCGACCTTGATTCTCATGGGTGTTCGTTTGGGTATCGATCAGGTCACGTCCGTATACTGGGACGGATTGCAAGCTGCGCTGCAATACCCACAGTCTGTGGGCATCGCTGG TGGCCGTCCCTCCGCATCCCACTATTTCGTAGGAGCACAAGATTCccatctcttctttttggatcCACACTTCACCCGGCCCGCCCTACCATATCGGCCAGAGGGCGGATACAGTGCGGAAGAGTCGGATACGTGCCATACCCGTCGACTGCGGCGCATTCACATCAAGGATATGGATCCCAGCATGCTGATCGGGTTCCTGATCCAAGATGATGCTGACTGGACCGATTGGAAAAGTCGGCTGCAATCCACGCCCGGCAAGCCCATCATTCACTTGACCACGGGGGAAGCGCCCGTCGACGCCGGTCATGGCCGAAGAGAGGCGCTGAACGAGGTGGAGGTGCTGGATGATAGTGACTCCGGCTCCGCGGTACTGGTGTAA
- a CDS encoding putative mitochondrial carrier, producing the protein MTLLYFSCQNCLFGTIDLEVKGERVKPAVVTEVGDSVSTELHQVGLRATVNVIINEAPRSIDLQPIQVLDWKMATASRDPTAKPSALRSIIAGSTAGAVEIAITYPAEFAKTRTQLNRRLAEGQKLPWPPFGKQWYAGCTTLIIGNSLKAGIRFVAFDAIKASLQDENGKISGPRTVVAGFGAGVTESLLAVTPFESIKTQLIDDRKAAKPRMNGFLHGSKIIFQERGIRGFFQGFVPTTARQAANSATRFTSYTTIKQLAEGYVAPGEKLGTLATFGIGGLAGIITVYVTQPLDTVKTRMQSLEASKHYKNSFVCAARIFKDEGILTFWSGAMPRLARLILSGGIVFTMYEKSMELMDLADPERKYI; encoded by the exons ATGACGCTGTTGTATTTTTCTTGCCAGAATTGCCTGTTCGGGACAATTGATCTTGAGGTCAAAGGTGAGCGCGTGAAACCCGCGGTGGTCACCGAGGTCGGAGACTCGGTGTCAACAGAGCTGCATCAAGTGGGGCTACGGGCGACCGTAAATGTGATCATCAACGAGGCTCCGAGGTCCATTGACTTGCAACCCATTCAAGTGCTGGATTGGAAAATGGCGACGGCAAGCAGGGACCCCACAGCCAAG CCCAGCGCGCTGCGCTCAATCATTGCGGGCTCCACCGCAGGAGCCGTGGAGATTG CAATCACGTATCCAGCTGAGT TTGCGAAGACGCGGACACAATTGAATCGCCGACTTGCGGAGGGCCAGAAACTCCCGTGGCCGCCATTCGGCAAGCAGTGGTATGCCGGATGTACAACGCTGATTATTGGAAACTCATTGAAGGCTGGCATTC GTTTCGTTGCGTTCGATGCCATCAAAGCCAGTCTCCAGGATGAGAATGGCAAGATCTCCGGGCCAAGGACGGTTGTTGCTGGATTCGGTGCGGGTGTCACTGAATCTTTGCTTGCGGTCACTCCATTTGAGAGTATCAAGACTCAATT GATCGACGACCGCAAGGCAGCGAAGCCACGTATGAATGGGTTCCTGCACGGCAGCAAGATCATCTTCCAAGAGCGCGGTATTCGGGGCTTCTTCCAGGGTTTCGTGCCAACTACAGCTCGACAGGCTGCCAACTCTGCCACCCGATTCACTAGCTACACGACTATCAAACAGTTAGCAGAGGGCTATGTGGCCCCCGGAGAGAAGCTGGGTACTCTTGCAACCTTTGGTATCGGCGGGTTGGCGGGTATCATCACAGT CTATGTGACTCAACCCCTTGACACAGTGAAGACAAG AATGCAATCGCTGGAGGCGAGCAAACACTACAAGAACAGTTTCGTCTGTGCGGCGCGTATCTTCAAGGACGAAGGTATCTTGACATTCTGGTCTGGCGCAATGCCCAGATTAGCCCGATTGATTCTGAGCGGTGGAATTGTGTTCACCAT GTACGAGAAGTCGATGGAGTTGATGGACCTGGCAGACCCCGAGCGCAAGTATATCTAG
- a CDS encoding Protein-L-isoaspartate(D-aspartate) O-methyltransferase: protein MAWYCSGSTNTELIENLFKAELIKNQRVKEAMLGVDRAHYAPSRPYSDSPQSIGHGATISAPHMHGHACEYLIDHLHPGARVLDIGSGSGYLTHVLANLITSGPGSEQEKEQGRVIGIDHIPELVELARSNMNKSKQGQHLQQSGQVKFITADGRLGWKAEAPYDAIHVGAAAEELHPVLIEQLRAPGRLFIPVESKSEGDGTSLSSLGIGGGGQYIWVVDKKADGSVQKRKVFQVSYVPLTDAPR, encoded by the exons ATGGCGTGGTACTGTTCCGGATCCACCAACACCGAACTCATCGAGAACCTCTTCAAGGCTGAATTGATCAAAAATCAGCGTGTCAAAGAGGCCATGCTAGGT GTCGATCGAGCCCACTACGCACCCTCCCGCCCATACTCCGATTCCCCCCAATCCATCGGCCACGGCGCCACCATCTCTGCTCCACACATGCACGGACACGCCTGCGAGTACCTCatcgaccatctccacccgGGCGCCCGCGTTCTCGACATCGGATCAGGCTCGGGCTATCTCACTCACGTTCTGGCCAATCTGATCACCAGTGGTCCAGGCtcggagcaggagaaggagcagggCCGAGTCATTGGAATCGACCATATTCCTGAACTGGTCGAGCTCGCCCGATCCAACATGAACAAGTCCAAGCAGGGCCAGCATCTCCAACAATCAGGACAAGTCAAGTTCATCACTGCGGACGGACGACTGGGGTGGAAGGCTGAGGCGCCCTATGATGCGATTCACGTGGgtgcggcggcggaggagttGCACCCCGTGCTGATTGAGCAGTTGCGAGCACCGGGCAGATTGTTCATCCCCGTGGAGTCCAAGTCGGAGGGGGATGGGACCAGTTTGAGTAGTTTGGGAATAGGTGGTGGTGGACAGTACATTTGGGTGGTGGATAAGAAGGCGGATGGATCGGTGCAGAAGAGGAAAGTATTTCAGGTGAGCTATGTGCCGTTGACGGATGCACCGCGATAA
- a CDS encoding Histone H2A, with amino-acid sequence MTGGKSGGKASGSKNAQSRSSKAGLAFPVGRVHRLLRKGNYAQRVGAGAPVYLAAVLEYLAAEILELAGNAARDNKKTRIIPRHLQLAIRNDEELNKLLGHVTIAQGGVLPNIHQNLLPKKTPKAGKGNGSSMEL; translated from the exons ATGACTGGCGGAAAGTCCGGCGGCAAGGCCAGCGGTTCCAAGAACGCGCAGTC CCGTTCCTCCAAGGCTGGTCTGGCCTTCCCCGTTGGTCGTGTCCACCGTCTGCTCCGCAAGGGCAACTACGCTCAGCGTGTCGGTGCCGGTGCTCCCGTCTACCTGGCTGCCGTCCTCGAGTACCTGGCTGCTGAAATTCTCGAGTTGGCCGGTAACGCCGCCCGTGACAACAAGAAGACCCGTATCATTCCTCGTCACCTCCAGCTCGCCATCCGTAACGATGAGGAGTTGAACAAGCTCTTGGGTCACGTTACCATCGCCCAGGGTGGTGTCCTTCCCAACATTCACCAGA ACCTCCTTCCCAAGAAGACCCCCAAGGCCGGCAAGGGCAACGGCAGCTCCATGGAGCTGTAA
- a CDS encoding Phosphoenolpyruvate synthase: MQSNNLVVDYQDIHRDGVALVGGKNASLGEMISTLTPRGIPVPPGFAVTSHAYWEFVQMNGIRENIARLIAVWQSGQATLAETGETIRKHFLLGSWPVDIEDAIRGGYRKLAMKAGVDNVRVAVRSSATAEDLPDASFAGQLDSFLNVEGEEAVLRACRWCYASLFTDRAISYRQAMGFDHEKIALSVGVQRMVRSDASGSGVMFSIDTESGFDKVVIINAAWGLGENVVQGTVNPDEYQVFKPLLEDEKLVPIIDKKCGDKAMKMVLAGPVSHHHQPTTRNVPTAQAERDAFVLSDSDILQLARWACTIERHYGCPMDMEWAKDGLTDELFIVQARPETVHSRKDAMLKTYKLGKKGHELTKGLSIGTAAVAGRLCLLEDAKDIGQFVDGSILVTKTTDPDWVPIMKRAAAIVTDHGGRTSHAAIISRELGLPAVVGTGNATYVLHTGLDVTISCAEGDDGFVYEGCSPIETETIDLTNLPESPTQVMLNLANPSAAYRWWRLPADGIGLARMEFVVTNTIQVHPMALVHFDKLKDADAQRQIARLTAKYTDKPAYFVDKLAHGFAALCAATYPRPAVLRLSDFKTNEYAGLIGGREFEPQEENPMLGFRGASRYYSPRYKEAFRLECRAIKYLRETIGFTNAIVMIPFCRTVSEAQRVLQTMAENGLVRGENKLQIYMMCEIPSNVILAADFTEYFDGFSIGSNDLTQLTLGVDRDSEELADLFSEQDKAVEWMIAEVISVCRKKGCKVGICGQAPSDHPEFAQFLARLQIDSISVSPDSFVAVKRNVGLQYAKKPV, encoded by the coding sequence atGCAGAGCAACAACCTCGTCGTCGACTACCAGGACATCCACCGCGACGGCGTTGCCTTGGTCGGCGGCAAAAACGCCTCGCTGGGCGAGATGATTAGCACACTCACCCCACGAGGAATCCCCGTGCCCCCTGGGTTCGCCGTCACCTCGCACGCGTACTGGGAGTTTGTGCAGATGAACGGGATCCGCGAGAACATCGCGCGGCTGATCGCCGTTTGGCAGAGCGGACAAGCGACACTGGCAGAGACGGGCGAGACGATCCGCAAGCACTTCCTGCTGGGGTCGTGGCCCGTTGACATTGAGGACGCAATCCGCGGCGGGTACCGCAAACTCGCGATGAAAGCTGGGGTGGATAACGTGCGTGTAGCGGTGCGGTCGAGTGCAACGGCCGAGGACCTGCCCGATGCCAGCTTTGCGGGACAGCTGGACTCGTTTCTGAATGtcgagggggaggaggcggtgCTGCGTGCGTGCCGGTGGTGCTATGCGTCGTTGTTCACGGATCGGGCGATCAGCTATCGGCAAGCGATGGGCTTCGACCATGAGAAGATTGCGCTGTCCGTGGGAGTGCAGCGCATGGTGCGTTCGGACGCCAGCGGATCGGGGGTGATGTTCTCGATCGACACAGAGAGCGGATTCGACAAGGTGGTCATCATCAATGCCGCATGGGGGCTTGGCGAGAACGTCGTGCAAGGGACAGTGAATCCGGATGAGTATCAGGTGTTCAAGCCGTTGCTCGAGGACGAGAAGCTGGTCCCCATCATTGACAAGAAGTGCGGTGACAAagcgatgaagatggtcttAGCAGGTCCAGTCTCACACCATCATCAACCCACCACGCGCAACGTGCCGACTGCGCAGGCCGAGCGCGATGCGTTTGTTCTGAGTGATAGCGATATCTTGCAGCTGGCGCGCTGGGCGTGCACAATTGAGCGACACTATGGCTGTCCTATGGACATGGAATGGGCCAAGGACGGGCTGACCGACGAGCTCTTCATTGTACAGGCCCGGCCTGAGACCGTTCACTCGCGCAAAGACGCCATGTTGAAGACCTACAAACTCGGCAAGAAAGGCCACGAGCTGACCAAGGGCCTCTCCATCGGAACAGCCGCCGTGGCGGGTAGGCTCTGCCTACTTGAAGACGCCAAGGATATCGGCCAGTTCGTCGATGGGTCTATCCTAGTGACCAAGACGACTGATCCCGACTGGGTGCCGATCATGAAGCGCGCCGCGGCTATTGTCACCGACCACGGTGGGCGAACCTCGCATGCAGCGATTATCAGCCGCGAGCTTGGCCTTCCTGCAGTGGTGGGCACCGGCAACGCGACCTACGTCCTGCATACGGGGCTGGACGTGACGATCTCATGCGCCGAAGGTGATGATGGGTTTGTCTACGAGGGCTGCTCGCCCATCGAAACGGAGACGATTGACCTCACCAACCTACCAGAGTCACCAACGCAGGTGATGCTGAATCTCGCCAACCCGTCCGCTGCCTATCGGTGGTGGCGCCTACCTGCCGACGGGATCGGCCTAGCCCGGATGGAATTTGTCGTGACGAACACGATCCAGGTGCACCCAATGGCCCTCGTACACTTTGACAAACTGAAGGATGCAGACGCTCAGCGGCAGATTGCACGCCTGACAGCTAAATACACGGACAAGCCCGCCTACTTTGTCGATAAGCTGGCGCACGGGTTTGCAGCGCTATGCGCCGCCACGTATCCGCGGCCGGCTGTCCTACGACTCAGTGACTTTAAGACAAACGAGTACGCCGGCCTGATTGGGGGCCGTGAGTTTGAGCCGCAGGAGGAGAATCCTATGCTGGGCTTCCGTGGCGCATCGCGCTACTATTCCCCGCGCTATAAGGAGGCCTTTAGGCTCGAGTGCCGCGCGATCAAGTACCTCCGCGAGACAATCGGATTTACTAACGCGATCGTGATGATCCCCTTCTGCCGTACAGTCAGTGAGGCACAGCGGGTACTACAGACGATGGCCGAGAATGGGCTTGTGCGCGGTGAAAATAAGCTACAGATCTACATGATGTGTGAGATCCCGTCAAACGTGATTCTAGCCGCGGACTTCACAGAGTACTTTGATGGGTTCTCGATCGGGTCGAATGACCTAACGCAGTTGACGCTGGGCGTGGACCGGGACTCGGAGGAATTGGCAGATCTGTTTAGCGAGCAGGACAAGGCTGTCGAGTGGATGATTGCAGAAGTGATCTCTGTCTGTCGCAAGAAAGGGTGCAAAGTCGGGATCTGTGGGCAGGCACCTAGTGACCACCCCGAGTTTGCACAGTTTCTGGCAAGGCTGCAAATTGATTCCATCTCGGTCAGCCCGGATAGTTTTGTTGCAGTCAAGAGGAACGTCGGTTTGCAATACGCGAAGAAGCCTgtttaa
- a CDS encoding Histone H2B encodes MSGRAPVGGKAPAEKKEAGKKTAAASGDKKKRGKTRKETYSSYIYKVLKQVHPDTGISTRAMSILNSFVNDIFERVATEASKLAAYNKKSTISSREIQTSVRLILPGELAKHAVSEGTKAVTKYSSSAK; translated from the exons ATGAGCGGTCGC GCTCCCGTTGGAGGCAAGGCCCCtgctgagaagaaggaggctggCAAGAAGACCGCCGCCGCCTCTGGTGATAAGAAGAAGCGTGGCAAGACCCGCAAGGAGACCTACTCTTCCTACATCTACAAGG TCCTCAAGCAGGTCCACCCCGACACTGGTATCTCCACCCGCGCCATGTCTATCCTGAACTCCTTTGTCAACG ACATCTTCGAGCGCGTCGCCACCGAGGCCTCCAAGCTTGCTGCCTACAACAAGAagtccaccatctcctcccGAGAGATCCAGACCTCCGTCCGTCTCATCCTCCCCGGTGAGCTGGCCAAGCACGCCGTCTCTGAGGGTACCAAGGCCGTCACCAAGtactcctcctccgccaaaTAA
- a CDS encoding L-lactate dehydrogenase A, producing the protein MSNTMDKRISRIAIIGVGQVGAAVAYALILGSVADELLIVDIRAKWRDGQVRDLTDVAYAHESRTRLRAAGYREASQCDIVVITAGSKFSYGQTSLDYLYRNTGILRSVVNEMKPFRFDTILLVVANPVDLLASLAKEISGLPPSQVLGSGTFLDSVRLRGLLADRAGIAPSSIHLDVLGIHGDAQVPVWSTATVDGDPLEKAALLCMATEADQASLARECRNQSRSIIAAKGATPFGIGSIVSSICTSILQDGRDVRPISHFQPEFGCYFSLPVVLGRTGVVQQVPAALSAREKEAIEESAKELKSILDRVQERS; encoded by the exons ATGAGCAATACTATGGACAAGCGAATCTCCCGCATTGCAATCATCGGCGTTGGCCAGGTCGGCGCTGCGGTTGCCTATGCCCTCATCCTGGGCTCTGTTGCAGACGAActcctcatcgtcgacaTCCGCGCCAAATGGCGAGACGGCCAGGTGCGCGATCTGACCGACGTCGCATACGCACACGAGAGCAGGACGCGCCTGCGCGCCGCAGGATATCGCGAGGCCAGCCAGTGCGATATAGTGGTGATTACTGCAGGGTCAAAGTTTTCTTACG GCCAAACAAGCCTCGACTATTTGTACCGCAACACGGGGATTCTCCGGTCCGTCGTCAACGAGATGAAGCCGTTCCGGTTCGACACGATCCTGCTCGTCGTTGCAAACCCGGTCGATCTGCTAGCCTCACTGGCCAAGGAGATTTCGGGGCTCCCACCTTCGCAGGTCCTGGGATCCGGCACGTTTCTTGATTCCGTGAGGCTGCGCGGGCTTCTAGCGGACAGAGCTGGT ATCGCACCAAGCTCGATACATCTCGACGTCCTAGGCATCCACGGCGACGCTCAAGTCCCTGTCTGGTCCACCGCGACAGTTGATGGAGATCCGCTGGAAAAGGCAGCGCTTCTCTGCATGGCCACCGAGGCGGATCAGGCCAGTCTTGCCCGCGAATGCCGGAATCAGTCGCGCAGCATTATCGCGGCCAAAGGAGCGACGCCTTTTGGGATTGGATCCATCGTGTCCAGTATCTGTACCTCGATCCTGCAGGACGGGCGCGACGTGCGGCCCATTAGCCACTTCCAGCCGGAGTTTGGATGCTATTTCAGTCTGCCGGTTGTCCTTGGGCGAACGGGGGTTGTTCAGCAGGTTCCGGCGGCGCTCAGCGCCCGTGAAAAGGAGGCGATTGAGGAGTCGGCGAAGGAGTTGAAGAGCATCTTGGATCGGGTGCAAGAGCGGTCTTGA